A section of the Sceloporus undulatus isolate JIND9_A2432 ecotype Alabama chromosome 3, SceUnd_v1.1, whole genome shotgun sequence genome encodes:
- the ATP5PO gene encoding ATP synthase subunit O, mitochondrial, whose translation MAAAAGLIGKVRHFSTSLVRPASKLVQPPIQVYGLEGRYATALYSAASKQKKLENVEKELARVLTLIKDPKLSAVVMNPHVKGTVKQKTVNDVLLKEKLSPITVNFFNVLAENGRLSYTPGVISAFGKIMSAHRGEVLCSVTTAQALDEASLTELKTTLNGFLAKGEVLKLETKTDPSILGGMVVSIGDKYIDMSTKTKIQKLSKIMKETI comes from the exons ATGGCGGCTGCTGCGGGGCTGATTGGGAAG GTACGCCACTTCAGTACCTCTCTGGTTAGGCCAGCTTCAAAACTGGTGCAG CCCCCAATTCAAGTGTATGGACTGGAAGGTCGATATGCCACCGCGCTTTACTCAGCTGCTTCTAAGCAGAAGAAGTTGGAAAATGTAGAAAAAGAGCTGGCTCGAGTGTTG ACACTAATCAAGGACCCTAAATTATCTGCTGTTGTTATGAATCCTCATGTAAAGGGTACAGTAAAGCAAAAAACTGTGAATGACGTTCTGCTTAAAGAGAAGCTATCTCCTATCACTGTCAATTTTTTCA ATGTGCTTGCTGAAAATGGTCGCCTGAGTTACACTCCAGGTGTAATTTCTGCATTTGGTAAGATTATGAGTGCACATCGTGGAGAAGTGTTATGCTCTGTAACTACTGCTCAG GCCTTGGATGAAGCTAGTCTTACTGAGTTGAAAACAACTCTGAATGGCTTTCTAGCTAAAGGAGAAGTACTGAAACTGGAAACAAAG ACTGATCCATCCATCTTGGGAGGAATGGTTGTCAGCATTGGTGATAAATACATTGACATGTCTACAAAGACCAAGATTCAGAAGCTGAGCAAAATAATGAAAGAGACTATCTAG